In Horticoccus luteus, the following proteins share a genomic window:
- a CDS encoding aspartate aminotransferase family protein, giving the protein MKNIPLPPCAHTPAPYTGPSAGQVLAQRREFLNPGIITYYKHPIMIVQGKMQWLWDDAGKRYLDALGGIVTVSVGHCHPHVVAAAHQQNELLQHATTLYLHPNIGEFAEKLASTLPGDLKVCYFVNSGSEANDLALLMARLYTGNYDVIALRNAYHGGNAAGMGLTANSNWKFNVPHSFGVHHAQTPYSYRGVFGYDDPDAGRKYADDVKQVIDYATSGKIAAFIAESMQGVGGFVEFPAGYLQHAYGHARAAGGVCIADEVQTGFGRTGTNFWGFQNHGVVPDIVTMAKGIGNGAPLAAVVTTPKIAAMLTQKTHFNTFGGNPVVCAIGTAVLDVIAREKTQQNCLELGRHLLAGLNKLKEKHALIGDVRGQGLMVGLEFVKDRQTKEPAKEACQQVVENCRELGLLVGKGGLWGQTIRMAPPMNITKADADFILAVLDEAIGAAA; this is encoded by the coding sequence ATGAAAAACATCCCGCTGCCGCCTTGCGCCCACACCCCTGCGCCTTACACCGGCCCTTCCGCCGGCCAGGTCCTCGCGCAACGCCGCGAATTCCTCAACCCCGGCATCATCACTTACTACAAGCACCCCATCATGATCGTGCAGGGGAAAATGCAGTGGCTCTGGGACGACGCCGGCAAACGCTACCTCGATGCTCTCGGCGGCATCGTCACCGTCAGCGTCGGCCACTGCCACCCCCATGTCGTCGCCGCCGCGCACCAGCAGAACGAACTGCTGCAACACGCCACCACGCTTTACCTGCATCCGAACATCGGCGAGTTCGCCGAGAAGCTCGCGTCCACGCTCCCCGGCGATCTCAAGGTCTGCTACTTCGTCAACTCCGGCTCCGAAGCCAACGACCTCGCCCTCCTCATGGCGCGGCTCTACACCGGCAACTACGACGTGATCGCCCTGCGCAACGCCTACCACGGCGGCAACGCCGCGGGCATGGGTCTGACCGCAAACTCCAATTGGAAATTCAATGTCCCGCATAGCTTCGGCGTGCATCACGCCCAGACGCCCTATTCCTATCGCGGCGTCTTCGGCTACGACGATCCCGACGCCGGCCGCAAATACGCCGACGACGTCAAACAGGTGATCGACTACGCCACGTCCGGCAAAATCGCCGCATTCATCGCCGAATCGATGCAAGGCGTCGGCGGCTTCGTCGAGTTTCCCGCCGGCTATCTCCAGCACGCCTACGGCCACGCCCGCGCGGCGGGCGGCGTGTGCATCGCCGACGAAGTGCAAACCGGTTTCGGCCGCACTGGCACGAATTTCTGGGGCTTCCAAAATCACGGCGTCGTGCCCGACATCGTCACCATGGCAAAAGGCATCGGCAATGGCGCGCCCCTCGCCGCCGTCGTCACCACCCCGAAAATCGCCGCGATGCTCACGCAAAAGACGCATTTCAACACCTTTGGCGGCAACCCCGTCGTCTGCGCCATTGGCACCGCCGTCCTCGACGTCATCGCCCGTGAAAAGACGCAGCAAAACTGCCTCGAACTCGGCCGCCACCTCCTCGCGGGACTGAACAAGCTCAAAGAGAAACACGCGCTCATTGGCGACGTGCGCGGCCAAGGCCTGATGGTCGGCCTCGAGTTCGTGAAAGATCGACAGACCAAAGAGCCCGCCAAAGAGGCGTGCCAGCAAGTCGTCGAGAACTGCCGCGAACTCGGCCTCCTCGTTGGCAAAGGCGGCTTGTGGGGCCAGACCATTCGCATGGCTCCGCCGATGAACATCACGAAAGCCGACGCCGACTTCATCCTCGCCGTGCTCGACGAAGCCATCGGCGCCGCCGCATAA
- a CDS encoding zinc ribbon domain-containing protein produces MLTPVLEKLLILQDRDGRCRSLEAQITGMPREVATVEAKIAAEKAAMEAGRVELRDLEVKKKGIETEIGQAEGRLAKYKTHQSQVRKNDEYQALGNEIATTQAAIGGLEEQELAVMFEIDAAKARLAAADKVSKENVAAHESRIRMLNERVATLREELKGAEAERTTARAPVEEPVLRIYDRIATRTFPVCAPMRENKCGGCHLKVSGEVESQARNRHSDGKLATCDQCGRILYWEG; encoded by the coding sequence ATGCTGACGCCCGTGCTGGAGAAGTTGTTAATCTTGCAGGATCGCGATGGCCGCTGCCGATCGTTGGAGGCGCAAATTACTGGTATGCCGAGAGAAGTGGCGACGGTGGAGGCCAAGATTGCGGCGGAAAAGGCGGCGATGGAGGCGGGGCGGGTGGAGTTACGCGATTTGGAGGTGAAGAAAAAGGGGATCGAAACGGAGATCGGTCAGGCCGAGGGGCGCCTGGCCAAATACAAAACGCACCAATCGCAGGTGCGGAAAAACGACGAATATCAGGCGCTCGGGAACGAGATCGCGACGACGCAGGCGGCGATCGGCGGCCTGGAAGAGCAGGAACTCGCGGTGATGTTTGAGATCGACGCGGCAAAGGCGCGGCTTGCGGCCGCGGATAAGGTGTCGAAGGAGAACGTGGCGGCGCACGAGAGCCGCATCCGGATGTTGAACGAGCGGGTGGCGACCTTGCGCGAGGAGCTCAAGGGGGCGGAGGCGGAGCGGACGACGGCGCGGGCGCCGGTGGAGGAGCCGGTGTTACGGATTTACGATCGCATCGCGACGCGGACGTTTCCGGTATGCGCGCCGATGCGCGAAAACAAATGCGGGGGATGTCACTTGAAGGTCTCGGGCGAAGTCGAGTCGCAGGCGCGCAACCGACACAGCGATGGCAAGCTGGCCACCTGCGATCAGTGCGGGCGGATCCTGTATTGGGAAGGCTGA
- the gyrB gene encoding DNA topoisomerase (ATP-hydrolyzing) subunit B produces MSDTPEPQNSAKLQAGADAYDASKIQKLEGLEGVRKRPDMYIGDTNERGLHHCVFEVVDNSIDEALAGFASAVNVTIHLDGSCSVEDNGRGIPVDIHPVYHIPALELVLTNLHAGGKFGKGAYQVSGGLHGVGAKCVNAVSEWFEAEVRRNGKVHQMRFAQGKTTQKIAVIGDTKKTGTKITFKPDPEIFKTTREFQYDILAKRLRELAFLNPGIRIELRDERSQKNDSFYFKDGITEFVRFLNQNKNVLHDKPITFSDSAPNETNPALPNIVVDVSLQYNDSYNDQVFAYANSIYNIEGGTHLSGFRTALTRVINSYAKANNLLKEKDPPITGEDVREGLVAVISVKVPEPRFEGQTKTKLSNGEVDGIVQKIVGEKLRFALETTPGLAKRIIDKTLMAARAREAARKARETIRKGALSGGGLPGKLADCSERDPALTELYIVEGDSAGGSAKQGRDRRFQAILPLRGKLINSEKAQLDKVLNNEEIRTLITAIGTGIGTGEDDHAFNENKARYHKIIIMTDADVDGSHIRTLLLTFLYRQMRGLFDRGFVYIAQPPLYKIKRKKREQYIDNDEQLNRILLELGSEDLVLTRLRDQHVFAPGQIDQIVENLAALEKLGAGVTRYGASLPEYLNRHEPETQELPRYIARIREGNKESFEFLRDEHARAAFVQEHGLDADLFEQPDNAVAGEKKSSAPAKRITIHEIFESTEMAKLLKAVARIGLDITRFNATEEPRYLLTENPGQKSEAKSELFSPLDIVAHIRANGRKGLSIQRYKGLGEMNPKQLFETTMDPEKRRLLKVSVNDAAKADQLFTLLMGDEVPPRRQFIEDNALNVQYLDV; encoded by the coding sequence ATGTCCGACACTCCCGAGCCGCAAAATTCCGCTAAATTACAGGCCGGCGCCGACGCTTACGACGCCTCCAAAATCCAAAAACTCGAGGGCCTCGAGGGCGTCCGCAAACGCCCCGACATGTATATCGGCGACACGAACGAGCGCGGCCTGCACCACTGCGTTTTCGAGGTGGTCGACAACTCCATCGACGAAGCGCTCGCCGGCTTCGCCTCCGCCGTCAACGTCACCATCCATCTCGACGGTTCCTGCTCCGTCGAAGACAACGGCCGCGGCATCCCGGTGGACATCCACCCGGTTTACCATATTCCGGCGCTCGAACTCGTCCTCACCAATCTCCACGCCGGCGGCAAATTCGGCAAAGGCGCGTATCAGGTGTCCGGCGGCCTCCACGGCGTCGGCGCGAAATGCGTCAATGCCGTCTCCGAATGGTTCGAGGCCGAAGTCCGCCGCAACGGCAAGGTGCACCAGATGCGCTTCGCCCAAGGCAAGACCACGCAAAAAATCGCGGTCATCGGCGACACCAAGAAAACCGGCACCAAGATCACGTTCAAACCCGATCCGGAGATCTTCAAAACCACGCGCGAATTCCAATACGATATTCTCGCCAAACGCCTGCGCGAGCTGGCGTTTCTCAATCCCGGCATCCGCATCGAGCTGCGCGACGAACGCTCCCAAAAGAACGACTCCTTTTACTTCAAGGACGGCATCACGGAGTTCGTCCGCTTTCTCAACCAGAACAAAAACGTTCTGCACGACAAGCCGATCACCTTCAGCGACTCCGCGCCCAACGAGACCAATCCCGCCCTCCCCAACATCGTCGTCGATGTCTCGTTGCAATATAACGATTCCTACAACGACCAAGTCTTCGCCTACGCCAACTCGATCTACAACATCGAGGGCGGCACGCATCTGAGCGGCTTTCGCACCGCCCTCACCCGCGTGATCAACAGCTACGCCAAGGCCAATAATCTCCTCAAGGAAAAGGATCCGCCCATCACGGGTGAGGACGTCCGCGAAGGTCTCGTCGCCGTCATCTCCGTCAAAGTCCCCGAACCGCGTTTCGAGGGCCAGACCAAGACCAAGCTCTCCAACGGCGAGGTCGACGGCATCGTGCAAAAGATCGTCGGCGAAAAGCTGCGCTTCGCGCTCGAAACCACGCCCGGTCTCGCCAAACGCATCATCGACAAGACCCTCATGGCCGCCCGCGCCCGCGAAGCCGCGCGCAAAGCCCGCGAGACGATCCGCAAGGGCGCCCTCTCCGGCGGCGGCCTCCCCGGCAAACTCGCCGACTGTTCCGAACGCGATCCCGCGCTCACCGAACTCTACATCGTCGAGGGCGACTCCGCCGGTGGCTCCGCCAAGCAAGGCCGCGACCGCCGCTTCCAAGCCATTCTTCCGCTCCGCGGCAAGTTGATCAATTCCGAGAAGGCGCAGCTCGACAAGGTCCTCAACAATGAGGAAATCCGCACTCTCATCACGGCCATCGGCACCGGCATCGGCACCGGCGAAGACGATCACGCGTTCAACGAAAACAAAGCGCGTTACCACAAGATCATCATCATGACCGACGCCGATGTGGACGGCTCCCACATCCGCACGCTGCTCCTCACGTTCCTTTATCGCCAGATGCGCGGCCTCTTCGACCGCGGCTTCGTCTACATCGCCCAGCCGCCGCTCTACAAAATCAAGCGCAAGAAGCGCGAGCAATACATCGACAACGATGAACAGCTCAACCGCATCCTCCTCGAGCTCGGCTCGGAGGACCTCGTGTTGACGCGCCTGCGCGACCAGCACGTGTTCGCGCCCGGCCAGATCGATCAGATCGTCGAAAACCTCGCCGCCCTCGAAAAACTTGGCGCCGGCGTCACGCGTTACGGCGCCTCGCTCCCCGAATATCTCAACCGCCACGAGCCCGAGACGCAGGAACTCCCGCGCTACATCGCGCGCATCCGCGAGGGTAACAAGGAGTCCTTCGAATTCCTCCGCGACGAGCATGCGCGCGCCGCTTTCGTGCAGGAGCACGGCCTCGATGCCGATCTCTTCGAGCAGCCCGATAACGCCGTCGCCGGCGAAAAGAAATCCTCCGCGCCCGCGAAGCGCATCACCATCCACGAGATCTTCGAAAGCACCGAGATGGCGAAACTCCTGAAAGCCGTCGCCCGCATCGGCCTTGATATCACTCGCTTCAACGCGACGGAAGAGCCGCGCTATCTCCTCACGGAAAATCCCGGCCAGAAGTCCGAGGCCAAGTCGGAGCTTTTCTCCCCCCTCGACATCGTCGCGCACATCCGCGCCAACGGCCGCAAGGGCCTCTCCATTCAACGTTACAAAGGTCTCGGGGAAATGAACCCGAAACAGCTCTTCGAAACGACGATGGATCCGGAAAAGCGCCGGCTCCTCAAAGTGTCGGTCAACGACGCCGCGAAAGCCGACCAGCTCTTCACGCTGCTGATGGGCGACGAAGTCCCGCCCCGCCGCCAATTCATCGAAGACAACGCCCTCAACGTGCAATACCTCGACGTCTGA